In Microbulbifer elongatus, the DNA window TTCTGATTACCAGCGACGAAGAAGGCCCGGCCAAACACGGCACCGTGAAAGTGGTCGAATGGCTGGAAGCCCGCAACGAAAAAATTGACTGGTGTCTGGTTGGCGAGCCCTCCAGCACCACCCTCGCCGGCGACGTGATCAAGAATGGCCGGCGCGGCTCTCTCGGCCTGGAGCTCACCGTATTTGGTATCCAGGGCCATGTGGCCTACCCGCACCTGGCAGAAAACCCCGTGCACAAACTGGCCCCGGCGCTGGCCGAACTCGCTGCGGAAGAATGGGATCAGGGCAACGACTTCTTCCCGGCCACCAGCTTTCAGGTCTCCAATATCAATGGCGGTACCGGTGCCACCAACGTGATCCCCGGAGATGTGAAAGTGGTATGCAACTGGCGCTTCTCCACAGAAACCACCGCCGAAGCGCTGGAAAGCCGTGCCCGTGCCATTTTCGATAAACACGGCCTCAACTACGAAGCCAACTTCAACCTCAGCGGACAGCCCTTCCTGACCGCCGAAGGCCCACTGGTTGAATCCGCACAGGCCGCCATCAAGAAAGTGACCGGTCGTGAAACCGAACTCTCCACCGCCGGCGGCACCTCCGACGGCCGCTTTATCGCACCCACCGGGGCACAGGTGGTGGAACTCGGGCCAGTGAATGCCACTATCCATAAAGTGGATGAGTGTGTGAAAGCTGAAGATCTCGACCTGGTGAAAGACATGTACCGGGAGATATTGAAAGGCCTGCTGGCGTAAACCCACGCACAGGAAGGCATGACCTTGCTCGCACCGATGTCGTCCGACCGGAATTCC includes these proteins:
- the dapE gene encoding succinyl-diaminopimelate desuccinylase; protein product: MTPTVQLTCDLISKRSVTPEDAGCMDLMLERLEKIGFKTEHLRFGDTDNFWSVRGEEGPLFAFAGHTDVVPTGPEENWKYPPFEPQVVDGMLYGRGAADMKGSLAAMVVACEEFVAAHPDHKGRIAFLITSDEEGPAKHGTVKVVEWLEARNEKIDWCLVGEPSSTTLAGDVIKNGRRGSLGLELTVFGIQGHVAYPHLAENPVHKLAPALAELAAEEWDQGNDFFPATSFQVSNINGGTGATNVIPGDVKVVCNWRFSTETTAEALESRARAIFDKHGLNYEANFNLSGQPFLTAEGPLVESAQAAIKKVTGRETELSTAGGTSDGRFIAPTGAQVVELGPVNATIHKVDECVKAEDLDLVKDMYREILKGLLA